In one Meiothermus sp. Pnk-1 genomic region, the following are encoded:
- a CDS encoding DUF4097 family beta strand repeat-containing protein, producing the protein MDERSRIRALLEGGRITQEEADTLLETLDELEAEEAPTLQKEIKPVAVVPGELRWVKVILHSEDLKAGFDPRLEQPLIEGQVEVQEEGSGFLVTRQRGQRRERGAHFFENVLRYFEGSEVKVHLPAGWGLELYVTSGEVEVEGIPFVRGKIGSGDVELEDVQGLDLRIASGKLEATLRLTQGEHKLVMGSGDAEIRFVGSSVQIAGVLGNGELDPRGNFSQRGRLVKGLVGPGAAKLSIQMGSGDLTLEDRSASA; encoded by the coding sequence ATGGATGAGCGTAGCCGCATCCGAGCCCTCCTCGAGGGAGGCCGGATTACCCAGGAAGAGGCCGACACCTTGCTCGAGACGCTGGATGAACTCGAGGCCGAGGAAGCCCCGACTCTTCAAAAGGAAATCAAACCGGTTGCTGTCGTTCCGGGTGAACTCCGCTGGGTCAAGGTGATTCTGCACTCCGAAGATTTAAAAGCCGGCTTCGACCCCCGCCTCGAGCAGCCCCTCATCGAGGGCCAGGTAGAAGTACAGGAGGAGGGCTCCGGTTTCCTGGTGACCCGCCAGCGGGGCCAGCGGCGGGAGCGGGGTGCTCACTTCTTCGAGAACGTGCTGCGCTACTTCGAGGGCAGCGAGGTCAAGGTGCACCTTCCGGCGGGCTGGGGGCTCGAGCTATACGTCACGTCGGGAGAGGTCGAGGTCGAGGGGATCCCCTTCGTACGGGGGAAGATCGGTTCCGGCGATGTCGAACTCGAGGACGTGCAGGGTTTGGACCTGCGGATCGCCTCGGGCAAACTCGAGGCCACCCTCAGGCTCACCCAAGGCGAGCACAAGCTGGTGATGGGCAGCGGAGACGCCGAGATTCGCTTCGTGGGTAGCTCGGTGCAGATCGCTGGGGTTTTGGGCAACGGCGAACTCGATCCGCGCGGCAACTTCAGCCAGCGGGGGCGGCTTGTCAAAGGCCTGGTCGGGCCGGGTGCGGCCAAGCTGAGCATTCAAATGGGAAGTGGCGATTTGACCCTGGAAGACCGGAGTGCTTCCGCTTAG